A stretch of the Geovibrio thiophilus genome encodes the following:
- a CDS encoding glycosyltransferase family 2 protein, protein MKLSVVVPLYNEEESIKPFFEKIRSALKYIDYEIILVDDGSRDKTVEMVEKYADERAKLIRFKRNFGQTPALAAGIDYAKGEYIVTIDGDLQNDPDDIPAMIEKLENEGLDVVAGRRLKRQDGFILRKLPSTIANKLICLLTGVYIHDYGCTLKLFKQDIAKNLGLYGEMHRFIPVLAVLQGARIDEMGVRHHPRMYGQSKYGIARTTKVISDLMLVLFLKKYSQRPMHLFGTLGFFGLFFGMLINLYMVVLKLFGQNIWGRPLLLLGVVLTLGGIQLISSGFIAEQVLRTYFESQDKKPYIIKDIKDFVALRPSDVP, encoded by the coding sequence ATGAAGCTTTCTGTTGTGGTTCCTCTTTATAACGAAGAGGAAAGCATAAAGCCGTTTTTTGAGAAGATCAGAAGCGCTTTAAAGTACATAGATTATGAAATTATTCTTGTTGATGACGGCTCAAGGGATAAGACTGTCGAAATGGTCGAAAAATACGCCGACGAGCGCGCGAAGCTTATACGCTTCAAGCGTAATTTCGGTCAGACCCCCGCACTCGCGGCAGGGATCGACTATGCCAAAGGGGAGTACATCGTCACCATAGACGGAGATTTGCAGAACGATCCCGATGACATACCCGCTATGATAGAAAAGCTTGAGAATGAGGGGCTTGATGTTGTAGCCGGAAGAAGGCTGAAAAGGCAGGACGGCTTTATACTCCGGAAGCTTCCCAGCACCATAGCCAACAAGCTGATATGTCTTCTCACCGGAGTTTATATCCATGATTACGGCTGTACCCTGAAGCTTTTCAAGCAGGATATAGCAAAAAATCTCGGGCTTTACGGAGAGATGCACAGGTTTATTCCTGTTCTCGCCGTTCTTCAGGGAGCAAGGATTGACGAGATGGGTGTCCGCCATCATCCGAGGATGTACGGTCAGTCAAAATACGGCATAGCCAGAACCACAAAGGTTATAAGCGACCTGATGCTTGTTCTCTTCCTGAAGAAATATTCGCAGCGCCCCATGCACCTTTTCGGGACACTGGGCTTTTTCGGTCTGTTTTTCGGAATGCTGATCAATCTTTATATGGTGGTGCTTAAGCTGTTCGGGCAGAACATATGGGGCAGACCGCTTCTGCTTCTCGGTGTTGTGCTCACTCTGGGCGGGATACAGCTGATCTCCTCCGGTTTTATTGCCGAGCAGGTGCTGCGCACTTATTTTGAGAGTCAGGATAAAAAACCATATATAATTAAAGATATTAAGGATTTTGTAGCGCTTCGCCCGTCAGATGTTCCCTGA
- a CDS encoding secretin and TonB N-terminal domain-containing protein, translated as MDCRKLLTVVLTMLFLFACSAKRPEPQTAAPEPAKTEQKEPNLPPPPPPVFGAELKKPDPLEGRYITVSAVEAPLSSILYMAASESGMNLVISPEIDINRPVTLNLNRLPAREALNIITETAGIYYETEGNILRVRPLMTKTYKIPYVHTVTGYSSRLGGDIIGGAAESAGTMAGSYNLEFTNPGERNDLYRQVAEGVRSIIFTGRNTDNGGDTKTAEFSPAGEGFSLNMFTGILTVQAGRGKIQLIDRYMDSILKETSKQVLIEAKMVEITLNDINSYGINWDNFFFNDQLRYRQNFATSSAAALENIGLTPVAAISYASGGANGLLNLLSQQGKIETLGNPRIRVVNGQSAIISSGSLIPYWEKNVEDGEDLRRVVSYNRITILDGIMLGVTPYIHDDGTITLNIIPVSTMAEKDKVQLGEEGEIVASFPVLNLKEAGTVLNVRNGETVVLGGMIDNYEENTEQKVPFLGDMPLVGNLFKSVHKRKVKKELVIFIKTSVIRI; from the coding sequence ATGGATTGCCGTAAACTTCTGACAGTTGTGCTCACTATGCTTTTTCTTTTCGCCTGCTCGGCTAAAAGACCCGAACCTCAGACGGCGGCACCTGAGCCCGCCAAGACGGAGCAGAAAGAGCCAAATCTGCCTCCGCCGCCGCCTCCGGTTTTCGGCGCTGAGCTCAAGAAACCCGACCCCCTTGAGGGGCGCTATATAACAGTCAGCGCTGTGGAGGCTCCCCTCTCCTCAATCCTCTATATGGCGGCGTCTGAATCGGGCATGAATCTTGTGATCAGTCCGGAAATAGATATTAACAGACCCGTAACCCTCAATCTCAACCGCCTTCCAGCGCGGGAAGCGCTGAACATAATCACCGAAACAGCCGGAATATACTACGAAACAGAAGGCAACATCCTTCGTGTCAGACCGCTGATGACAAAAACATACAAAATTCCCTATGTCCACACGGTAACAGGCTACTCATCCCGTCTCGGCGGCGACATAATAGGCGGAGCGGCGGAAAGCGCAGGCACAATGGCGGGCTCATACAACCTTGAGTTCACAAATCCGGGAGAAAGAAACGACCTCTACAGGCAGGTAGCCGAAGGTGTCCGCAGCATAATCTTCACCGGCAGAAACACAGACAACGGCGGAGACACTAAAACTGCCGAATTTTCTCCCGCCGGAGAAGGGTTCAGCCTTAATATGTTCACAGGAATCCTCACAGTGCAGGCGGGACGTGGCAAAATTCAGCTTATCGACAGATACATGGATTCCATCCTGAAAGAGACCTCAAAGCAGGTGCTCATAGAAGCCAAAATGGTGGAAATAACTCTTAACGACATAAATTCATACGGCATAAACTGGGACAACTTCTTCTTCAATGACCAGCTCCGCTACAGACAGAACTTCGCCACATCAAGCGCCGCTGCCCTTGAGAACATCGGGCTTACTCCTGTCGCGGCTATCTCCTATGCCTCAGGCGGCGCAAACGGACTGCTTAATCTCCTCTCTCAGCAGGGAAAGATCGAAACCCTCGGCAATCCCCGCATAAGAGTGGTCAACGGACAGAGCGCCATAATATCCTCCGGAAGCCTGATCCCCTACTGGGAAAAAAACGTTGAGGACGGCGAAGACCTCCGCCGGGTGGTGAGCTACAACAGGATTACCATTCTGGACGGCATAATGCTCGGCGTAACCCCGTACATCCACGATGACGGAACCATTACTCTCAACATAATCCCCGTTTCCACCATGGCGGAGAAGGACAAGGTGCAGCTCGGGGAGGAAGGGGAGATAGTCGCCAGCTTCCCTGTACTGAACCTCAAGGAAGCGGGAACAGTGCTCAATGTCCGCAACGGAGAGACGGTCGTTCTCGGCGGAATGATAGATAATTACGAGGAGAACACCGAGCAGAAGGTTCCGTTTCTCGGCGATATGCCTCTGGTGGGGAATCTGTTTAAGTCGGTACACAAGCGCAAGGTAAAGAAGGAGCTTGTGATTTTCATAAAAACATCGGTGATACGCATTTGA
- a CDS encoding tetratricopeptide repeat protein has protein sequence MRKLTAAVLTALCIGFFTGRYFSPEPAVSEAPAEPVREFHFADADAEPAPKAKSAEVLPDDLYIRLKNEAEKPVQKKTAQPAAKAAPRMTPEPPFTEDRASRAHREASAGIKALNGGNCVKASEYLAEAFAYKKDKNILSHYLVSLLLCGEAEKAAELAAENPLFTNGGTLADVLETAVKNGRSSEALTFFESLGISGNGRLMNAAGLAYETAGKKEQALLHYKEAYRLDSDNPFITFSRARTADMEGNYAEAVILYEKTAASAPTADLKRHAVTRSAEIREHLTGEALQNP, from the coding sequence TTGAGAAAGCTCACAGCCGCCGTCCTGACAGCTTTGTGCATAGGTTTTTTCACGGGAAGATATTTTTCTCCCGAACCCGCCGTCTCAGAAGCGCCCGCCGAACCTGTACGGGAATTTCATTTTGCTGATGCGGACGCAGAACCCGCTCCAAAAGCGAAAAGCGCAGAAGTCCTGCCGGACGACCTGTACATAAGGCTGAAGAATGAGGCGGAAAAGCCTGTTCAGAAAAAGACTGCTCAGCCTGCGGCAAAGGCAGCGCCCCGGATGACTCCGGAGCCTCCGTTCACTGAGGACAGAGCTTCAAGGGCGCACAGGGAAGCCTCCGCCGGCATAAAGGCATTAAACGGCGGAAACTGCGTGAAAGCATCGGAATATCTGGCTGAGGCGTTCGCTTATAAAAAGGATAAAAACATCCTCTCCCATTATCTCGTCTCCCTGCTCCTCTGCGGAGAAGCGGAGAAAGCCGCTGAGCTTGCCGCTGAAAACCCTCTTTTCACGAATGGGGGAACCCTTGCGGATGTGCTTGAAACAGCAGTAAAAAACGGCAGAAGCAGCGAAGCGCTGACATTTTTTGAGTCACTGGGAATAAGCGGAAACGGCAGACTGATGAACGCCGCAGGTCTGGCTTATGAGACCGCAGGCAAAAAAGAACAAGCTCTGCTGCATTACAAGGAGGCGTACAGGCTCGATTCGGACAACCCCTTCATAACATTCTCCCGTGCGAGAACTGCCGATATGGAGGGGAATTATGCGGAGGCTGTCATACTCTATGAAAAGACTGCCGCATCAGCGCCGACTGCCGACCTCAAGAGGCACGCTGTCACCAGAAGCGCCGAGATCAGGGAACATCTGACGGGCGAAGCGCTACAAAATCCTTAA